A window from Carassius carassius chromosome 40, fCarCar2.1, whole genome shotgun sequence encodes these proteins:
- the abcc3 gene encoding ATP-binding cassette sub-family C member 3 isoform X6 encodes MLKAAHQTHLHMLHAILRAPQAFFEATPSGRVLNRFSKDVDTIDSVIPENIDIWMRTFWYTVNVLIVCSALTPMFLIVIVPLMLFYWWVQRFYVATSRQLKRLESVSRSPIYSHFSETITGTSVIRAYGRNAAFVLLSDMKVDENQKSYYPGIASNRWLGVRIEFIGNCIVLFAALFAVIGKDKLSPGLVGLSVSYALQVTMSLNWMVRMTSDLESNIVAVERVKEYSETQTEAPWIVKDKQPPPDWPPKGNVEFVDYSVRYREGLDLVLRNISLKVKGGEKIGIVGRTGAGKSSMTLCLFRLLEAADGDIVIDEVKISEIGLHDLRSKLTIIPQEPVLFSGTLRMNLDPFEKYSDEEVWKVLELSHLKKFVSNQTSKLDLECSEGGENLSVGQRQLVCLARALLRKTRILVLDEATAAVDLETDDLIQSTIRTQFEDCTVFTIAHRLNTIMDYTRVLVLDKGQIAEFDTPTNLIAQKGIFYGMAKDAGLV; translated from the exons ATGCTGAAGGCGGCCCACCAGACGCACCTCCACATGCTCCACGCCATTCTGAGGGCCCCGCAGGCCTTTTTTGAGGCCACACCCTCTGGGCGGGTCTTGAACCGATTCAGCAAAGACGTGGACACAATAGACTCTGTCATTCCAGAAAATATTGATATCTGGATGCGCACTTTCTGGTACACAGTAAATGTGCTGATCGTATGCTCTGCCCTCACCCCTATGTTCCTCATAGTCATAGTGCCGTTAATGCTGTTCTATTGGTGGGTCCAG AGGTTTTATGTAGCCACATCTCGGCAGCTTAAGAGACTGGAGTCTGTCAGTAGGTCTCCTATATATTCTCATTTTTCGGAGACCATCACAGGCACTAGCGTGATCCGCGCCTACGGGCGAAACGCTGCCTTTGTTCTCTTGAGCGATATGAAAGTGGATGAGAACCAAAAGAGTTACTACCCTGGTATTGCTTCCAACAG GTGGTTGGGGGTTCGCATCGAGTTTATCGGCAATTGCATTGTGCTGTTTGCTGCTCTGTTTGCTGTGATTGGGAAGGACAAACTCAGCCCCGGATTGGTCGGTCTGTCCGTGTCATATGCTCTACAG GTCACCATGTCCCTGAACTGGATGGTGAGGATGACCTCTGACCTCGAGAGCAACATAGTAGCAGTGGAGAGAGTGAAGGAGTATTCAGAGACGCAGACTGAG GCTCCATGGATAGTGAAGGACAAGCAACCTCCTCCAGACTGGCCTCCGAAGGGGAACGTGGAGTTCGTAGACTACAGCGTGAGGTATCGCGAGGGACTCGACCTGGTGCTGAGGAACATCTCGCTGAAGGTCAAAGGAGGAGAGAAG ATCGGTATCGTCGGACGGACAGGTGCTGGAAAGTCCTCCATGACTCTGTGTCTGTTTCGTCTGCTGGAGGCGGCGGATGGAGACATCGTGATCGACGAGGTGAAGATCTCTGAGATCGGCCTGCACGACCTCCGCTCCAAACTCACCATCATCCCTCAG GAGCCCGTCCTGTTCTCTGGGACTCTGCGGATGAACCTCGATCCCTTTGAGAAATACAGTGATGAAGAAGTGTGGAAAGTGCTGGAACTCTCTCATCTGAAGAAGTTTGTCAGCAACCAGACgtccaaactggacctggagtgCTCCGAAGGGGGAGAAAACCTCAG TGTGGGTCAGAGGCAGCTGGTGTGTTTGGCGCGAGCTTTACTGAGGAAGACCAGGATCCTGGTCCTGGATGAAGCCACGGCTGCCGTCGATCTGGAGACGGACGATCTCATCCAGTCCACCATCCGCACACAGTTCGAGGACTGCACCGTTTTCACCATCGCTCACAGACTCAACACTATCATGGACTACACCAG AGTGCTCGTTTTGGACAAGGGACAGATTGCAGAGTTCGACACACCGACTAACCTGATCGCTCAGAAAGGAATCTTCTATGGGATGGCTAAAGACGCGGGTCTGGTGTGA